From the genome of Desulfovibrio sp. JY:
ATGCGCGGCAGCAAGACCAACCGCGAATTCCTCGACCTCATGAACAGATGACCGGGGAAGGCCCCGGTTTTTCACCCGCCCGGGGAGCGGCCGGCCCGCCGGCCGTTCCCCCCTCGCCGGGATTTTGCGCCCGCCTGCTCGAAAGCCGTATATTAAACATGGGTTAGGGAAACGCCTCCGACTTTCCTTCCCGCCTGTATCGGGATATGTACCGGCCATGTCCGTCCAACGCTTCCGCTTCGTGCCGGGCGGGTCCCGGCGTCTGGCCGCAGCCCTGGCCGCCGTCTTTTTCTTTGTGACCGCGGTCCTTGTCCCTGCGGCCCAGGCCAGCTTTTTCTCCTTTGACCTCAAGGACGAGCGCGAACTCGGTGAGAAGTTCAATGCGCTGATCCGCGCCCGGATGCCGCTGATCGAAGACACCGAGGTCAACGACTACATCCAGGGCATCATCAACCGGCTGGTGCGGGTCAAGCCGCCCATGGCCTTTCCCATCACCCTCGGCGTCATCAACAACAACGCCGTCAACGCCTTTGCCGGCCCGGCCGGCTACGTCTTCGTCTACACCGGCCTGCTGCTCCAGATGGATCACGAATCCGAGGTGGCCGGCGTCCTGGCCCACGAACTGGGCCACGTCAGCCAGCAGCACATCGCCAAGCGCATGGGCGAAATGCAGGCCCTGTCCATCGGCCAACTCGTCGGCGTCCTGGCCGGCGTGATCCTCGGCCAGACCACCGGCAACCGCGACCTCGGCAGCGCCGTGGCCATAGGCAGCCAGGCGGCCTCGGCCCATGCCTACCTGAAATATTCCCGCGACGACGAGCGCGAGGCCGACCAGGTCGGCATGAACACCCTCGTCGCCGCCGGCTACCGGCCCCAGGGGCTCGTCGACGCCTTCGAAACCATGCGCCGGCTGCGCTTCATGCAGGGCGGCGGCATCATTCCCACCTACTTAAGCACCCACCCCGGCCTCGAGGAACGCATGGGCTACCTGAGGGACCGGCTGAAGCTGCTGCCCAAAAACGTGCTCGACCGCAAGGACGACGACGTGGCCTTCAAGCGGGCCCAGATGCTGGTGCGCGCCCGCTACACCGATCCCAAGAACGCGGTGGCCTATTTCCGCAAGCTCGGGGACAAGGCCACCTGCCTGGACAAGCTCGGGCTGGCCATCGCCCTGTCCCGGTCCCTGGCCGACATGAGCCAGGCCAAACCGGCCTTCGAGACGGCGCTGGCCTGCGGCGGCAACGATGCGCTGGTGCTGCGCGAGTCGGGCCGGTATTTCCTGAAGATTCGCGATTTCGCCCGGGCCAAAAGCCTGCTCCAGGCGGCCCTGCGGCAAAATCCCCGGGATATCGACGCCAACTACGAATACGGCCGCATGCTGGCCCAGGAAGGCAACTACAAGGAGGCCGTGCGCTACCTGGACCAGGTGCGCATGCGCGTGCCGGAGAACCCGGAAATCCGCGCCCTCTACGGACAAATTCTCGGCCAGGCCGGCGACATCTTCCACGCCTACCTCAACCTCACCTACGCCGCCATCTACGAGAACAACCCCCGCCAGGCCAAATTCCAGATGGACAAGGCCAAGGCCGCGGCCAAAAGCGACGACGACCGCCGCGAACTGGCCCGGCTCGAACAGACCATGAAAAAACGTTCGGCCTACTGGAAGAAATCGCTTTTGGGAAATTAGCGCCGGAGCCCGAGGGGAAAGGCCTTTCAAACGCGAGCGGGGACGCCCTTCATAGGACGTCCCCGCTCGCGTTTCGACGTTCTTCCGTCCTCTCCCGGCCCTAGTCCCTCGTCCAGGAAAGCACCTGACAGTTTTTTTCCAGAAGCGTGTGCAGTTCGCGTTCGCGGGTTTCCGGCAGGCCCTGGATGCGGATGGAGACGTCGCGGCGCGAGGGGTCGGCCCGGTCGTAGGAGGACAGGATGCTGATGATGCGGGCCTCGTGGCCGCGCAGGGCGTCGAGCACGGGCTTGAGGCTCCCCTCGGCCGTGCCCAGGCGCAGCCCGATCTGAATCCCGCCCTGGTCGATGCCGGTGATGGACACGAGCAGCCGGAAGATGTCGGTGTCCGTGATGATGCCCACCACCTTGCTGTCGGCGTCGATGACAGGGAGGCTGCCTATCTTGAGGTCGCGCATGATCAGCGCCGCCCGCTCCACCGTGTCCGTGGGCCGGAGGAAGCGCGGCGATTTGGTCATGATGTTTTTGACCTTCATCTCCGAGAGCAGATAGGTCAGTTCGTACATGTCCAGGGAGGTGGCGTCCGAAGGCGAGGCCGCCTTGAGGTCGCGCTCGGCCACGATGCCGATGAGCTTGCCGTCCTTGTCCACGACGGGCAGGCGGCGGATTTTGCGTTCGCGCATCATTCGCCCGGCCTTGATCATGGACACGTCCCCGGTCGCCGTAACGACGTTTCGCGACATCCAATCCCCGACGAGCATGCTGTCTGGCTCCTTGCGCTAAAGGTGAGGCGGACCGGACCGCGCGGCCCGGCCCGCCGGGATATCGTCAAATGCCCAGATAGGCCGTCTTGATGTGCGGGTTTTCGAGCAGCTGCGCGGCCTCGCCGGCAAGGGCCACCCGGCCGTGCTCCAGCACGTAGCCCCGGTCGGACAGCTTCAGCGAATGATTCACGTCCTGTTCGACCAGAAGCACGGTGGTGCCGGTGTCGGCGATCTTGCGCAGCGTTTCGAAGATGGACTTGACCAGGATCGGGGCCAGGCCGAGCGACGGCTCGTCGAGCATGAGCAACCCCGGCAGGGCCATCAGCCCCCGGCCGATGGCCACCATCTGTTGTTCGCCGCCGGAAAGGGTCATGGCCATCTGTTCCTGGCGCTCGAGCAGGCGCGGCAGAAGCGCATGCACCTGGCGCAAGGTTTTCTCGCGCTCCTTGTAGGCCCGTGGCGTATAGGCGCCGATGGCCAGGTTTTCGGCCACGGTCATGAGCGAAAAAAGCCGCCGCCCCTCGGGCACCTGGACGATGCCGCGCTCGACGATGCGTTCGGGGGGCAGGTTCTGGATGGGCTCGCCCTTGAAGCGAATAATGCCCGAAGTTGGGGAAAGCAGGCCGGAGATGGTCTTGAGCAAGGTGGACTTGCCCGCGCCGTTGCCGCCGATGATGCTGACGACCTCGCCCTCCTCCACGGTCAGGGACAGGTCGTTTATGACCTGGACGTCGCCGTAGGCCACGTCGATATGTTCCACGCTAAGCAGCGTCATAGTCGCCTCCCAGGTAGGCCTTGATGACGTTCTCGTCCCTGGTCACCTCTTCGGGGGTGCCCTCGGCGATCTTCTGGCCGAACTGGACCACGGCCACCCGGTCGGACAGGGCCATGACGGCGCGCATGATGTGCTCGATGACGAAGACCGTCACGCCCCGGTCGCGCAGCCCCCTAATGACGGCGATCATGTCGTCGACCTCGGTCGGGCGCAGGCCGGCCATGACCTCGTCGAGCAGCAGCAGCTCGGGGTCGGTGGCCAGGGCCTTGCCGATCTCCAGGCGCTTGCGGTCGGCGATGGTAAGGTTGCCGGCCAGACGGTCGCGCAGGTGGTCGAGCCCCAGGATGGCCATGACCTCCTCGGCCTTCTCGCGGGCCTTGTGGGTCGTTTCGTTATGCAGGAAGGCGCCGACCATGACATTATAGAGGACCGTCTTGGAGCCGAAGGGCTTGACGATCTGGAAGGTGCGGGCCAGCCCCATCTTGCACAAGTCCCAGGGCTTGCGGCCGTTTATGACCTCCCCCTTGAAGCGGATGGTCCCCTCGGTCGGCGCGTAGACGCCGGCCACGAGGTTAAATACCGTGGACTTGCCCGCCCCGTTTGGGCCGATAAGGGCCATGATCTCGCCTTTGGCGATATGCAGGTCCAGGGCGCTGACCGCCGTCAGGCCGCCGAAGTTCTTGGTCAGGGCCGTTATTTCCAGGATGTTGCTCATGCGGCTTCTCCCTTGGGGGCGTCGTCGCGGGTGATCTTGCGGGCTATTTTGTCGTAGGCGGCGGCCAGCGGCGCGGTCAGGCCCTGCGGCTTGTAGAGCATGACCAGGATGAGGATGAGGCCGAAGATGACCAGGTGCAGGCCCGGCAGCATGTCGCTTAGGTAGATGCGGGTGAACTCGTTTAAGGGCCGCAGCACCAGCGCGCCGATGACCGGGCCGGCGATGGTGCCCCGGCCGCCGATGAGCGCGATAAAGGCGATCTCGAAGGAGAGGTCCAGGCCCATGAGCCCCTTGGGATAGAAGTAGAGCATGAGCTGGGCGTAGAAGGTGCCGGCCAGGGCGGTGAAAAAGCAGGACAGGGCCATGGCCAGCAGCTTGTAGTTGGCCACGTTGACGCCGAGCGCCCCGGCCGCTTCCGGCTCCTCGCCGCCGGCGGCCAGGTAGTAGCCGATCTTGGACCGGGAGATGACCCAGGTCAGCGCCAGGACGAGGACGAGCATGACGAGGATGATGTAATAATAGGGCAGCTTGGACATGAACTGGTAGCTCCAGAACGAGCCCTGCTTGAGCGGAATGAGAAGTCCCCGGGGACCGTTTATGTGCAGCGGTCCGAGGTAGTTGATGTTTTCG
Proteins encoded in this window:
- a CDS encoding M48 family metalloprotease; its protein translation is MSVQRFRFVPGGSRRLAAALAAVFFFVTAVLVPAAQASFFSFDLKDERELGEKFNALIRARMPLIEDTEVNDYIQGIINRLVRVKPPMAFPITLGVINNNAVNAFAGPAGYVFVYTGLLLQMDHESEVAGVLAHELGHVSQQHIAKRMGEMQALSIGQLVGVLAGVILGQTTGNRDLGSAVAIGSQAASAHAYLKYSRDDEREADQVGMNTLVAAGYRPQGLVDAFETMRRLRFMQGGGIIPTYLSTHPGLEERMGYLRDRLKLLPKNVLDRKDDDVAFKRAQMLVRARYTDPKNAVAYFRKLGDKATCLDKLGLAIALSRSLADMSQAKPAFETALACGGNDALVLRESGRYFLKIRDFARAKSLLQAALRQNPRDIDANYEYGRMLAQEGNYKEAVRYLDQVRMRVPENPEIRALYGQILGQAGDIFHAYLNLTYAAIYENNPRQAKFQMDKAKAAAKSDDDRRELARLEQTMKKRSAYWKKSLLGN
- a CDS encoding ABC transporter ATP-binding protein, with amino-acid sequence MSNILEITALTKNFGGLTAVSALDLHIAKGEIMALIGPNGAGKSTVFNLVAGVYAPTEGTIRFKGEVINGRKPWDLCKMGLARTFQIVKPFGSKTVLYNVMVGAFLHNETTHKAREKAEEVMAILGLDHLRDRLAGNLTIADRKRLEIGKALATDPELLLLDEVMAGLRPTEVDDMIAVIRGLRDRGVTVFVIEHIMRAVMALSDRVAVVQFGQKIAEGTPEEVTRDENVIKAYLGGDYDAA
- a CDS encoding ABC transporter ATP-binding protein, which produces MTLLSVEHIDVAYGDVQVINDLSLTVEEGEVVSIIGGNGAGKSTLLKTISGLLSPTSGIIRFKGEPIQNLPPERIVERGIVQVPEGRRLFSLMTVAENLAIGAYTPRAYKEREKTLRQVHALLPRLLERQEQMAMTLSGGEQQMVAIGRGLMALPGLLMLDEPSLGLAPILVKSIFETLRKIADTGTTVLLVEQDVNHSLKLSDRGYVLEHGRVALAGEAAQLLENPHIKTAYLGI
- a CDS encoding CBS and ACT domain-containing protein, giving the protein MLVGDWMSRNVVTATGDVSMIKAGRMMRERKIRRLPVVDKDGKLIGIVAERDLKAASPSDATSLDMYELTYLLSEMKVKNIMTKSPRFLRPTDTVERAALIMRDLKIGSLPVIDADSKVVGIITDTDIFRLLVSITGIDQGGIQIGLRLGTAEGSLKPVLDALRGHEARIISILSSYDRADPSRRDVSIRIQGLPETRERELHTLLEKNCQVLSWTRD
- a CDS encoding branched-chain amino acid ABC transporter permease; the encoded protein is MSRKQLDTSLLGLAALVAFGLPLVVTSPTYLQILILLFFYAYLTTSWNLVGGFAGVLPLGHSVFVGIGAYTSTILTLQYGVSPWLGMLVGGVLAAIVGIIMGLPTFRLRGAYFCLCTIAFAEGIRVIVENINYLGPLHINGPRGLLIPLKQGSFWSYQFMSKLPYYYIILVMLVLVLALTWVISRSKIGYYLAAGGEEPEAAGALGVNVANYKLLAMALSCFFTALAGTFYAQLMLYFYPKGLMGLDLSFEIAFIALIGGRGTIAGPVIGALVLRPLNEFTRIYLSDMLPGLHLVIFGLILILVMLYKPQGLTAPLAAAYDKIARKITRDDAPKGEAA